The Nitrosomonas communis genome has a segment encoding these proteins:
- a CDS encoding type I polyketide synthase: protein MDNPEKILEDAELDIAIIGMACRFPGANDIESFWRNLREGVESITFLSDEELHARGVPAEVLNDPHYIKAVAQLDDIDCFDASFFGYTPREAAETDPQHRLFLEVAWQALEDAGYDPSRYTDPIGVYAGCGVNTYLLLNLLSSGRRMDKQDISSLQGLMNGNNKDSMTTTVAYKLNLRGPGITVQTACSTSLAATHVACRALLNHEADMAIAGGAWVNLLHEDGYYYQPGAILSPDGHCRAFDAKAAGTVIGSGVGIVVLKRLSDALADGDAIHAVIKGSAINNDGSAKVGYTAPSVEGQTEVILAAQAIAGISADTISYVEAHGTGTTLGDPIEIAALTQAFRESTDQRRFCAIGSVKTNVGHLDSAAGVAGLIKTVLSLKHQMLPPSLNFEQPNPQIDFASSPFYVNTECRIWPEQSTSRRAGVSSFGIGGTNVHMIVEEAPNRIPSGASRDWQLLVLSARSQEALERATNRLQQHLEAHLEQPLADVAYTLQVGRKQFAQRAIALCHDHEDAITLLQNRESERFLIQYNVVEHRSVIFLFPGQGAQYIDMARDLYQKEPVFRQQFDQCLQLLRPHLDFDLLAILYPGSDETNRLAASSRLEQTEVTQPALFVIEYALAQLWMSWGIQPASMIGHSVGEYVAACLAGVFSLQDALSLVALRGRLLQQMETGAMLAVMLSEAELASYQFEGCDLAAINGPALCVLSGPLAAIEAAERKLAAHNVSYRRLHVSHAFHSHMVEPLLPAFIEQVAQVKRQSPKIPFFSNLSGDWITPQEAIDPHYWGQHVRGTVRFNDGLHTLMADPAQVLVEVGPGETLTTLAQRHPLANPGQLILSSLPHPNKSHSAQKHLYLTLGKLWLNGVAIDWKQFYAHERRYRVPLPTYPFDRQSYWIKADDEQSESKAGVQPTLAARKREQTFAQSINGWLYVPSWQRTEQIDFDSFHPEQAGTYLIFSDEYLIGEALASHLRLFGIEPIEVFAGTTYQRESSHRYRISQENSRDFDQLLQSIRAEGKTIGHIFYLWSLSTEDKAESQTSSMNSNFYSLFYLARALEATQAFAPSAKKISISMVTNQMEDVTGSEILCPEKALIYGPYKVIPQEYSNVTCRLIDIDFQVKGIMVPLQLARQILAESQTDARKAVVAYRGPHRWLQCFEPLQPSTIVKNRFKSGGVYLITGGLGGVGLTLAEHLARTQQAKLVLLGRSPVPARERWLEILSGIGKDSALGRKLEKIRQLEALGAEILVVNADMGSQSELEAAVTQARQYFGAINGVIHAAGEFSGGLISAKSDEAIARVFAPKINGMRALQAVFKDDPLDFMLLCSSLATIAGGLNKIDYCAANAYLDAVARAAYRESAYPVISVNWDSWREVGMAANMDMPEGVGIEPQAGAAVFERIVNGPHMPQVIVSPNDLHTLLSQTQHDLVAQTFAFTAPSPGKTGRFSRPTLSTAFKSPESELEMNIAEIWQNMLGIDAIGVDDNLFELGGDSLLGIQLLSRIRTGFSVDLHPADFFRSPTIASLAALIETKLLDEIECS, encoded by the coding sequence ATGGATAATCCTGAAAAAATACTGGAAGATGCAGAACTTGATATCGCCATAATCGGAATGGCATGCCGTTTCCCCGGCGCGAACGATATCGAGTCTTTTTGGCGCAATCTGCGAGAGGGCGTCGAATCCATCACTTTCCTCAGCGATGAAGAACTGCATGCACGCGGTGTGCCAGCGGAGGTATTGAATGACCCCCATTACATAAAAGCGGTTGCTCAGCTGGATGATATCGATTGCTTCGATGCGTCTTTTTTTGGTTATACCCCGCGGGAAGCTGCGGAGACCGATCCGCAGCATCGGCTTTTCCTGGAAGTGGCATGGCAAGCTTTGGAGGATGCCGGCTATGATCCTTCGCGGTATACCGATCCAATCGGTGTATACGCAGGATGCGGCGTGAATACTTATCTGCTGCTTAATTTGCTATCGAGCGGGCGCAGAATGGACAAGCAAGATATTTCTTCGCTGCAGGGGTTGATGAATGGTAACAATAAAGATTCCATGACGACGACCGTCGCGTATAAGCTCAACTTACGCGGACCTGGGATCACCGTCCAAACTGCGTGCTCCACTTCGCTTGCCGCGACACATGTTGCTTGCCGTGCCCTGCTTAATCATGAGGCCGACATGGCCATTGCAGGCGGCGCTTGGGTTAACTTGCTGCATGAAGATGGCTATTACTATCAACCCGGCGCCATTCTTTCACCCGATGGGCATTGCCGTGCATTTGACGCAAAGGCTGCAGGAACAGTAATTGGCAGTGGTGTCGGTATCGTAGTATTGAAGCGGTTGTCAGATGCTTTAGCAGACGGGGACGCTATTCATGCAGTAATCAAGGGATCGGCGATCAATAACGATGGCTCAGCCAAAGTAGGCTATACCGCTCCGAGTGTAGAAGGGCAAACGGAAGTGATTCTGGCTGCCCAAGCCATTGCTGGCATTTCTGCCGATACGATCAGTTATGTGGAGGCGCACGGAACAGGTACGACACTCGGTGACCCGATCGAGATCGCAGCTTTGACGCAGGCATTTCGTGAAAGTACTGATCAACGCAGGTTTTGTGCCATCGGCTCGGTCAAGACCAATGTGGGGCATCTCGATTCAGCTGCTGGAGTAGCCGGGCTGATCAAGACTGTCCTTTCATTGAAACATCAGATGTTGCCTCCAAGCCTGAATTTTGAGCAGCCCAATCCGCAAATCGATTTTGCATCCAGTCCTTTTTACGTCAATACTGAATGCAGAATTTGGCCAGAACAATCCACATCACGGCGCGCCGGGGTCAGCTCGTTCGGTATCGGTGGCACCAATGTGCATATGATTGTTGAGGAAGCACCCAACCGTATCCCTTCGGGTGCATCGCGCGATTGGCAGCTGCTCGTGTTGTCGGCGCGCAGTCAAGAAGCATTGGAGCGAGCCACGAATCGATTGCAGCAGCACCTTGAAGCTCATTTAGAGCAGCCGTTAGCTGACGTTGCTTATACGCTGCAGGTCGGGAGAAAACAATTTGCTCAGAGGGCAATTGCGCTTTGTCATGATCACGAGGATGCCATTACATTATTGCAAAACAGAGAGAGTGAACGCTTTCTTATTCAATACAATGTAGTCGAGCACCGGTCTGTAATATTTTTGTTTCCAGGGCAAGGCGCACAATACATCGATATGGCGCGGGATCTTTATCAAAAGGAGCCTGTCTTCCGCCAGCAATTTGATCAATGTCTGCAATTGCTGCGGCCGCACCTTGATTTCGATCTTCTTGCCATTCTGTACCCAGGTTCGGATGAAACCAATAGATTGGCAGCTTCCTCGCGGCTCGAACAAACTGAAGTCACACAACCTGCCTTGTTCGTTATTGAATATGCCTTAGCACAATTGTGGATGTCATGGGGAATCCAGCCTGCATCGATGATTGGTCATAGCGTAGGCGAATATGTGGCTGCTTGTTTAGCGGGTGTATTTTCTTTGCAGGATGCCCTGAGCTTGGTAGCCTTGCGTGGGCGCTTGTTACAGCAAATGGAAACAGGCGCCATGCTGGCTGTTATGCTATCCGAAGCAGAACTCGCATCCTACCAGTTCGAAGGATGTGATCTGGCAGCGATCAATGGACCGGCACTTTGTGTATTGTCCGGTCCGCTTGCGGCGATCGAAGCAGCTGAAAGAAAATTGGCTGCACACAATGTCAGCTACCGAAGGCTGCATGTTTCGCATGCCTTTCATTCGCATATGGTAGAACCACTGCTGCCAGCTTTTATTGAGCAGGTCGCTCAGGTTAAACGTCAATCGCCTAAAATTCCATTTTTCTCTAACTTGAGCGGTGATTGGATTACACCTCAAGAAGCGATAGATCCGCATTATTGGGGACAACATGTACGTGGGACGGTGCGCTTTAATGATGGTTTGCACACATTGATGGCTGATCCGGCACAAGTATTAGTTGAGGTTGGACCGGGAGAAACGTTGACGACACTCGCGCAACGTCATCCGTTGGCAAATCCCGGGCAGCTTATTTTGTCATCTTTACCCCATCCCAATAAAAGCCATTCGGCACAGAAGCACCTATATCTCACACTCGGCAAGCTATGGTTAAATGGCGTGGCTATCGATTGGAAGCAATTTTATGCGCATGAACGCCGATATCGCGTACCGTTACCAACCTATCCTTTTGATCGTCAATCCTACTGGATCAAAGCCGATGATGAGCAATCCGAATCAAAAGCCGGTGTGCAGCCGACTTTAGCAGCAAGGAAACGGGAACAGACTTTCGCACAGTCGATAAATGGATGGCTCTATGTACCGTCCTGGCAGCGCACTGAACAAATTGACTTCGATAGCTTCCATCCGGAGCAAGCCGGTACTTATTTGATATTCAGCGATGAATATTTAATAGGAGAAGCGTTAGCTAGTCATTTACGTCTATTTGGAATTGAGCCTATCGAAGTTTTTGCTGGTACCACCTATCAGCGAGAAAGTTCGCATCGCTATCGGATTTCTCAGGAAAATTCTCGCGATTTCGACCAGTTACTACAGTCGATACGCGCAGAAGGTAAAACGATCGGTCATATTTTTTATCTTTGGAGTCTGAGTACGGAGGATAAAGCTGAGTCTCAGACAAGCAGTATGAACAGCAATTTCTATAGTCTGTTCTATCTTGCAAGAGCATTGGAGGCTACTCAGGCATTCGCTCCTTCAGCTAAAAAAATCAGTATTTCCATGGTGACGAATCAAATGGAGGATGTTACCGGTAGCGAAATATTGTGTCCCGAAAAGGCTTTGATCTACGGACCATACAAAGTCATTCCACAGGAATATTCAAATGTTACTTGCCGCCTGATCGATATTGACTTTCAGGTAAAGGGTATTATGGTTCCACTGCAGTTGGCTAGGCAGATTCTGGCTGAGTCGCAAACGGATGCCCGAAAGGCTGTGGTTGCTTATCGGGGACCTCATCGCTGGCTTCAATGTTTCGAACCTCTGCAACCTTCTACCATCGTAAAGAACCGCTTCAAATCAGGTGGGGTTTATCTGATTACCGGCGGATTAGGTGGCGTCGGCCTGACACTGGCAGAACATTTGGCACGTACTCAACAAGCTAAATTGGTGCTACTGGGGCGTTCTCCTGTCCCTGCACGCGAACGCTGGCTGGAGATTCTGTCGGGAATTGGCAAAGACAGCGCATTAGGTAGAAAGCTGGAAAAAATCAGGCAGCTGGAAGCATTAGGTGCGGAAATCCTGGTCGTGAATGCGGATATGGGTAGTCAGAGTGAATTAGAGGCGGCAGTGACACAGGCACGGCAATATTTCGGTGCGATTAATGGTGTGATCCATGCTGCGGGTGAATTCAGCGGTGGATTAATCTCTGCCAAATCGGATGAAGCGATAGCACGAGTATTTGCACCTAAAATAAATGGAATGCGCGCGTTGCAAGCAGTTTTCAAGGATGATCCACTCGATTTCATGCTGTTATGCTCATCACTAGCTACGATCGCGGGCGGACTCAATAAAATCGATTATTGTGCTGCTAACGCTTATTTGGATGCGGTGGCGCGCGCCGCTTACCGTGAATCTGCCTATCCGGTCATTTCAGTTAATTGGGATAGCTGGCGGGAAGTTGGTATGGCTGCAAACATGGACATGCCAGAGGGCGTAGGAATTGAACCGCAAGCAGGCGCAGCAGTGTTCGAACGGATCGTGAACGGTCCGCATATGCCTCAAGTAATCGTTTCGCCGAACGATTTGCATACTCTGCTGAGCCAAACACAGCACGACTTGGTTGCGCAAACGTTTGCTTTTACGGCGCCCAGTCCCGGTAAGACAGGAAGATTTTCGAGACCAACGTTGTCAACGGCATTCAAATCTCCCGAAAGTGAGCTGGAAATGAACATTGCAGAGATTTGGCAAAACATGCTCGGAATTGATGCCATTGGCGTGGACGATAATTTATTTGAATTAGGGGGTGATTCGCTATTGGGGATACAACTGCTTTCCAGAATCCGGACTGGTTTTTCCGTCGATTTGCATCCAGCCGATTTCTTCAGATCGCCTACGATCGCGAGTTTGGCGGCATTAATTGAGACCAAACTGCTCGATGAAATCGAATGCTCATAA
- a CDS encoding non-ribosomal peptide synthetase: MNTRLIPSRSYPDNIVMHLQTLARERPTDIALIVVSANGDTLIDKQFDYVSLNLYVRAVAAVLQDRFDQGDRILLLMDNDEHYVVGFLACLYAGMIAVPVFPPESMREQHLTRLLAIATDAKARCILTTSEIIPLISEAAITQLADADILAVDAIMKNNRFGMASAWHERMPEKDEIAFLQYTSGSTSTPKGVMVSHHNLMINARVFEEGMSIGENDIFVSWLPLYHDMGLIGGLLQPLHRGIPAILMTPQFFIERPVRWLEVISRYRATVSGAPNFAFQLCIERVRSSQLQGLDLSTWRVAFSGAEPVRRDTMRAFIERFSALGFPAGTIYPCYGLAEATLFVTGGVRGEGMIVHEFLPDKLAQGQAEVATQGVPIVACGFPASNHSVKIMQPEKQIPLADGHVGEIWTDGLSLAQGYWQRPQETAETFVDHEGARWLRTGDLGFIHARQLYIMGRLKDLIIIRGQNIYPQDIELVIEEEVDAVRKGRIAAFSVEGKEGEGIGVAVEVSRNMQKLVSAEALVAALSEVVSAICHEPLSVVVLLNPGALPKTSSGKLQRSACRQGWRERTLDAYAIYEYGHFVLGGSKPLPCLLEDETELALAAIWETVLHRTGLKRGDHFFAIGGNSLSTVQVVAHISDRWHIPFLPRNLFQHPRLQECAAEIKRLASLKEVSQEANTCRLMPMRNEHYSLPLSYGQQRLWFLWQLDPDTTAYHVQHALRLSGMLDKQAFVASFQALIERHESLRTLFRISTEGVVEQVIQSTSSLAITDVDLLDWDVTQREEQATAEAQHIILMPFDLTQGPLLRVALIRVAEYEYILVIVMHHIIADGVSMQILLNEFAAYYQAYIQGKPAQLAHLPIQYVDYTVWQQKWLEAGEKEKQLAYWRSYLGESHPVLTLPTDRVRRPVTSYPAARHSFDLPQAVLVKLRQFSFDRGATLFMSLMAAFQVLLFRHTGQQIIRIGVPVANRHRIETMSLIGFFVNTQVLQSQLHGRMPLAELLDQVREDAINAQAHQDLPFEQLVEALHPQRDLRHNPLFQTTLNHLQKDYRSLQQCSGLAVTDYVLPEQAAQLELRLETVELPDGNVSASFIYASNLFHPALIERFTRHYLQILQHLSMQPTIAIGDIDLLDETDKQQLTLWGGHQQTSFINHPVHHLIEHQADRCPHMTAVISGDIELSYAELNRRANKLAHRLIDLGVKPEVRVGVALERSSVELIIGLVAILKAGGAYIPFDPEYPNDRLAYMMEDSRTRLLLTQSYLSERLPYREGIQILELDTLDLSAVNEINPDITLHSDHLAYVIYTSGSTGRPKGVAVSHGPLAMHLSAIKKIYGIQQGDHELMFFSMNFDAAAEQWMGPLTEGATLVLSSNHHLAGKGFVELIERHKIAILHLPPAYLRLLLPQIDRTRQWVRTCIAGGEAWYAADVIAARAIFQKARLVNAYGPTETVVTPTAWIDQSNENALTSVIGEFAPIGQPVGERTLYVLDAELKLVPPGTAGELYIGGKGLARGYLDRPALTSERFVANPFDQSGGRLYRTGDLVRWRDDRQLEYLGRLDDQIKLRGFRVELGEIEARLLTLAGIREAAVIAHEGRHGLRLLAYVVLHDNTQLNASLLKTALTATLPDYMIPSQFIFLDMLPLNPNGKLDRKALPSPEQFDTPDYDPPVNLMEKTIAEIWAEALEMPQVGLHNNFFDLGGHSLLLIKIKQKLEEHLAKQIAMVDLFKYTTVASLAKFLSQGKTGTASLSRHQARAQRQRGAFIQRKQERIQ; this comes from the coding sequence ATGAATACAAGACTGATTCCTTCTCGCAGTTATCCTGACAATATTGTGATGCATCTGCAAACGCTCGCTCGTGAGCGACCGACAGATATAGCTCTGATCGTAGTGAGTGCGAATGGCGATACACTCATTGACAAACAGTTCGATTATGTTTCGCTCAATTTGTATGTCAGGGCTGTTGCCGCTGTTTTACAGGATCGATTCGATCAAGGTGATCGAATACTATTGTTAATGGATAACGATGAACATTATGTAGTCGGTTTCCTTGCCTGTCTTTATGCAGGGATGATCGCGGTACCAGTTTTTCCACCCGAATCAATGCGGGAGCAACATCTGACAAGGCTGCTCGCAATTGCAACCGATGCAAAGGCGCGATGCATTCTGACGACTAGCGAAATTATACCGCTGATTAGCGAGGCAGCGATTACGCAATTGGCAGACGCTGATATTCTAGCGGTTGACGCCATAATGAAAAATAACAGGTTTGGTATGGCGTCCGCATGGCATGAGCGCATGCCGGAGAAAGATGAGATTGCTTTTCTGCAATATACTTCTGGATCGACTTCTACACCCAAAGGTGTAATGGTCAGTCATCATAATCTAATGATCAATGCCCGGGTTTTTGAAGAAGGCATGTCGATCGGGGAGAACGATATCTTCGTCAGTTGGCTGCCGCTTTACCATGATATGGGATTGATTGGGGGATTATTGCAGCCGTTACACCGAGGAATTCCGGCAATACTTATGACGCCACAGTTTTTTATCGAACGTCCTGTGCGCTGGCTAGAAGTCATTTCACGCTATCGCGCCACAGTAAGTGGCGCACCTAATTTTGCCTTTCAGTTATGTATCGAGCGCGTGAGAAGCTCGCAATTGCAGGGACTCGATTTATCGACCTGGCGTGTTGCCTTCTCGGGTGCCGAGCCCGTGCGCAGAGACACGATGCGTGCTTTTATCGAGCGTTTTAGTGCACTTGGATTTCCGGCTGGCACTATTTATCCCTGCTACGGTTTGGCTGAAGCGACACTGTTCGTGACGGGAGGTGTGCGTGGAGAAGGCATGATAGTGCATGAATTTTTGCCCGACAAGCTGGCACAAGGTCAAGCAGAGGTGGCGACGCAAGGTGTCCCGATCGTTGCCTGTGGTTTTCCTGCTTCCAATCATTCGGTAAAAATCATGCAACCTGAAAAGCAGATTCCGCTGGCAGACGGTCACGTCGGCGAAATTTGGACGGATGGGCTCAGCCTCGCACAAGGCTACTGGCAGCGTCCACAGGAAACTGCTGAAACCTTTGTTGATCATGAAGGCGCACGCTGGTTACGTACCGGTGATCTGGGTTTTATCCATGCGCGCCAGTTATACATCATGGGGCGACTCAAAGATCTCATCATTATTCGTGGACAAAATATTTATCCCCAGGACATTGAGTTAGTTATCGAGGAAGAAGTGGATGCTGTACGTAAAGGGCGGATTGCGGCATTTTCAGTCGAAGGAAAAGAAGGGGAAGGGATCGGTGTTGCAGTGGAAGTGTCACGCAACATGCAGAAACTCGTTTCTGCCGAGGCTCTGGTGGCAGCCCTCAGCGAGGTAGTCAGTGCAATTTGTCATGAGCCCTTGTCTGTAGTGGTACTGCTAAACCCTGGTGCACTTCCCAAAACTTCGAGTGGCAAGTTACAACGCTCAGCTTGCCGTCAAGGTTGGCGCGAGCGCACGCTGGATGCTTATGCCATCTACGAATATGGTCATTTTGTGCTCGGTGGGAGCAAACCGCTCCCTTGTCTGTTGGAAGATGAAACAGAGCTTGCTTTGGCAGCTATTTGGGAAACTGTGCTGCACCGTACGGGATTGAAGCGTGGAGATCATTTCTTTGCTATTGGGGGTAATTCACTTTCTACTGTTCAGGTCGTAGCGCACATTTCAGATCGTTGGCATATTCCGTTTCTTCCGCGTAATCTATTTCAGCACCCACGACTGCAAGAGTGTGCTGCGGAAATTAAGCGTTTGGCATCTTTGAAGGAAGTTTCACAAGAAGCCAATACGTGTCGCCTTATGCCTATGCGGAATGAGCACTATAGCTTGCCATTATCTTACGGCCAACAGCGTCTTTGGTTTCTTTGGCAACTCGATCCTGACACCACGGCCTATCACGTTCAGCATGCGCTGCGATTATCAGGGATGTTGGATAAACAAGCGTTTGTTGCGAGCTTTCAGGCATTGATCGAACGGCATGAATCATTACGCACCTTATTTCGTATCAGTACGGAAGGCGTGGTCGAGCAAGTAATACAATCGACATCGTCATTAGCAATAACGGATGTCGATTTGTTGGATTGGGATGTTACGCAGCGTGAAGAGCAAGCGACAGCGGAAGCGCAGCACATCATTTTGATGCCCTTTGATTTGACGCAAGGCCCTTTGCTACGAGTGGCATTGATCCGGGTAGCTGAGTACGAATATATTCTCGTTATTGTCATGCACCATATCATTGCCGATGGTGTGTCCATGCAAATCTTGTTGAATGAGTTTGCAGCTTATTATCAGGCGTATATCCAAGGAAAACCAGCTCAACTCGCTCATTTACCTATTCAGTATGTAGACTACACGGTTTGGCAACAAAAATGGCTTGAAGCAGGCGAAAAGGAAAAGCAGCTCGCTTACTGGCGAAGTTACCTAGGTGAGTCACATCCGGTTTTAACATTGCCAACTGATCGAGTACGACGGCCTGTAACGAGTTACCCTGCCGCACGTCACAGTTTCGATCTGCCACAAGCGGTATTGGTAAAACTTCGCCAATTCTCATTTGATCGCGGAGCGACCCTCTTTATGTCACTAATGGCCGCCTTCCAGGTATTGTTATTTCGTCATACAGGGCAACAGATTATTCGCATCGGTGTACCCGTCGCTAATCGCCACCGTATCGAAACGATGAGCCTGATCGGTTTTTTCGTCAATACACAGGTCTTACAGAGTCAATTGCATGGGCGTATGCCGCTTGCTGAACTGCTGGATCAAGTGCGGGAGGATGCGATCAATGCCCAGGCTCACCAGGATTTGCCATTCGAACAACTGGTCGAAGCACTGCATCCTCAGCGAGATTTACGCCATAATCCATTATTTCAAACTACCCTCAATCATTTACAGAAAGACTACCGTAGTTTGCAGCAATGCTCTGGACTGGCGGTTACCGATTATGTCCTTCCTGAGCAGGCAGCCCAGTTGGAACTGAGACTTGAAACCGTTGAATTACCCGATGGGAATGTATCCGCCAGTTTCATTTATGCGTCTAACCTGTTCCATCCTGCTCTGATCGAGCGCTTTACGCGCCACTATCTACAAATTTTGCAGCATCTTTCAATGCAGCCAACCATTGCCATCGGCGACATCGATTTGCTGGATGAAACGGATAAACAGCAACTTACACTCTGGGGAGGCCATCAGCAGACTTCATTCATCAACCACCCAGTTCATCATCTGATTGAGCACCAGGCAGACAGATGTCCGCACATGACGGCGGTAATCTCGGGTGATATCGAGCTGAGTTATGCCGAGCTCAATCGTCGGGCGAATAAGCTCGCCCATCGGCTCATCGACTTGGGTGTCAAACCTGAAGTGCGGGTAGGCGTTGCACTCGAGCGAAGTTCCGTCGAGTTGATTATAGGGCTTGTGGCTATTCTAAAAGCAGGGGGGGCGTATATACCGTTTGACCCTGAGTATCCTAATGATCGTCTGGCTTATATGATGGAAGACAGTAGGACTCGACTGTTGTTAACTCAATCTTATCTCAGCGAGCGATTGCCTTACCGCGAAGGGATACAGATCCTCGAACTTGATACGCTTGATCTGAGTGCAGTAAATGAAATTAATCCTGATATTACCTTACATAGCGACCATCTCGCTTATGTGATTTACACCTCGGGGTCGACTGGTCGACCTAAGGGCGTGGCGGTTTCTCATGGTCCGCTAGCCATGCATTTATCTGCTATCAAAAAAATCTATGGGATCCAACAGGGCGATCACGAATTAATGTTTTTTTCGATGAATTTCGATGCAGCAGCAGAGCAGTGGATGGGACCGCTGACTGAAGGGGCGACGCTGGTGCTTTCTTCTAATCATCATTTGGCAGGAAAGGGTTTTGTTGAGCTGATCGAGCGGCACAAAATAGCGATCCTGCACCTTCCTCCTGCTTATTTGCGCTTATTACTCCCTCAAATTGATCGTACCCGGCAATGGGTGCGTACCTGTATAGCAGGGGGTGAAGCATGGTATGCAGCAGATGTGATCGCGGCTCGTGCGATATTTCAGAAAGCTCGTTTGGTGAATGCTTATGGCCCAACTGAAACAGTGGTCACACCAACCGCATGGATTGATCAGAGCAATGAGAATGCGTTAACGTCAGTGATCGGTGAATTCGCACCGATCGGCCAGCCGGTGGGTGAACGCACGCTCTATGTGCTTGATGCTGAGCTCAAGCTTGTGCCACCCGGCACAGCCGGTGAGCTTTATATTGGAGGGAAAGGATTGGCGCGCGGTTATCTCGATCGTCCCGCTTTGACTAGTGAACGCTTTGTAGCTAATCCATTCGATCAGTCGGGAGGCCGTCTTTATCGGACAGGAGATTTAGTGCGCTGGCGAGACGATCGACAGCTTGAGTATCTCGGTCGCCTTGATGATCAGATCAAGCTGCGTGGTTTTCGTGTCGAATTGGGAGAAATCGAGGCACGCTTGCTCACGTTAGCCGGGATACGTGAAGCTGCGGTGATTGCCCACGAGGGACGTCATGGTCTCCGCCTGCTTGCCTATGTCGTTTTGCACGACAATACTCAATTAAACGCGTCACTATTAAAAACAGCGCTGACAGCTACGCTGCCGGACTACATGATACCCAGCCAGTTCATTTTCCTGGATATGCTGCCTCTTAATCCGAACGGCAAGCTAGACCGGAAAGCGCTACCTTCCCCTGAACAGTTTGATACACCGGATTATGACCCACCTGTCAATCTGATGGAAAAAACCATTGCAGAAATCTGGGCTGAAGCCCTAGAAATGCCTCAAGTCGGTTTGCACAACAACTTTTTTGATTTGGGAGGGCATTCACTGCTGTTGATCAAAATCAAGCAAAAGCTGGAAGAACATTTAGCCAAGCAGATTGCCATGGTTGATTTGTTCAAATATACCACCGTTGCCAGTCTGGCAAAATTTCTGAGTCAAGGGAAAACAGGTACAGCTTCCTTATCACGCCACCAGGCGCGTGCGCAGCGGCAACGTGGCGCTTTCATTCAACGGAAACAAGAGAGGATACAGTAA
- a CDS encoding 4'-phosphopantetheinyl transferase family protein: MKHLKCLQLPETMPIGVDVWLLEFDFDSKQLAVDWALLSAEEKARALRFRQLRDRVRFIATRAALRRLLAECVMAPPQTLRIVTNSFGKPYLPAHSGIEFNVSHADNFALIALSTHGEVGVDIEQCHRDVANLGAHVLSSVERAWRIWSSKNFIELWVVKESVLKALGCGISEYLPAITVLPNHDGSYRITHDQTEWAEVNAWSISVPIHYAAALALTHKSQSLAKRQPFLS; the protein is encoded by the coding sequence ATGAAGCACCTGAAGTGCCTGCAATTGCCTGAAACGATGCCTATTGGAGTCGATGTTTGGTTGCTCGAGTTCGATTTCGATTCGAAGCAGCTTGCTGTTGACTGGGCATTGCTGAGCGCTGAAGAAAAAGCGCGCGCACTTCGCTTTCGTCAACTGCGGGACCGGGTGCGCTTTATTGCGACACGTGCAGCGCTCCGCCGTCTGCTGGCGGAATGTGTGATGGCGCCACCTCAGACATTACGCATTGTAACGAACAGCTTTGGTAAGCCGTACTTGCCAGCGCATTCCGGCATCGAGTTCAACGTTTCCCATGCTGATAATTTTGCTTTGATTGCGTTATCTACTCATGGGGAAGTGGGTGTCGATATTGAGCAGTGTCATCGGGATGTTGCCAATCTGGGGGCGCATGTGCTTTCTTCGGTAGAACGGGCGTGGAGAATCTGGTCAAGCAAGAACTTCATTGAGCTGTGGGTCGTGAAAGAATCGGTGCTGAAAGCATTGGGATGTGGCATTTCCGAATACCTGCCAGCCATAACTGTTCTGCCAAATCATGATGGCAGCTATCGTATTACCCACGATCAAACTGAATGGGCAGAAGTCAACGCCTGGTCAATTAGTGTACCCATTCACTACGCGGCAGCATTAGCATTGACCCATAAAAGTCAATCGCTAGCAAAGCGCCAGCCTTTTCTATCCTAA